Proteins encoded by one window of Rutidosis leptorrhynchoides isolate AG116_Rl617_1_P2 chromosome 7, CSIRO_AGI_Rlap_v1, whole genome shotgun sequence:
- the LOC139857754 gene encoding HIPL1 protein-like, with protein MYVDMVPHPDGSNWVFVCNQQGKIWLAVVPEVGSYSSHGLIIDESDPFLDLSDQVKFGTEMGLLSMAFHPNFTKNGRFFVAFNCDKFQQSNCEARCSCNTDVGCDPSKFDSLQESFPCQFHVAIAEFTANTTTSSSKLSWKGHANSVEVRRIFTMGLPFVAYHAGQILFGPTDGYLYFMVGDASHDLDPNNFAQNKKPLLGKIFRLDVDNPPSEEEIHRLGLWGNYSIPKDNPYVTDNELEPEIWALGFRNPWRCSFDIDKPSRFICGDCGKDQYEEIDIIKKGGNYG; from the exons ATGTACGTTGATATGGTTCCTCATCCAGATGGATCAAACTGGGTTTTTGTGTGTAACCAACAAGGTAAGATATGGTTAGCTGTGGTTCCTGAGGTAGGCTCCTATTCCTCACATGGTTTGATAATAGATGAGTCAGACCCGTTTCTTGATTTGAGTGATCAAGTGAAATTTGGGACCGAAATGGGACTTTTAAGCATGGCGTTTCATCCAAATTTTACTAAGAATGGGAGATTCTTCGTTGCTTTTAACTGTGATAAGTTTCAGCAGTCTAATTGTGAAGCCAGATGTTCGTGTAATACAGATGTCGGTTGTGATCCTTCGAAGTTTGATTCTCTTCAAGAATCTTTCCCTTGCCAATTTCACGTTGCAATTGCGGAGTTCACTGCCAACACCACCACTTCTTCTTCTAAACTTTCATGG AAGGGACATGCTAATTCGGTTGAGGTGAGAAGAATATTTACGATGGGGCTCCCGTTTGTAGCATATCATGCGGGCCAGATTCTGTTTGGTCCTACTGATGGTTATTTGTATTTCATGGTGGGAGACGCTTCACATGATTTGGACCCGAATAATTTTGCACAAAACAAGAAACCGTTACTTGGAAAAATATTCAGGCTTGATGTAGACAACCCACCGA GTGAGGAGGAGATACATAGGCTTGGCCTATGGGGAAACTACTCAATACCGAAAGACAATCCATACGTTACGGATAACGAACTTGAGCCCGAGATTTGGGCTTTGGGTTTTAGAAATCCATGGCGCTGCAGTTTTGACATCGATAAGCCTTCACGATTCATATGCGGAGATTGTGGAAAG GATCAATACGAAGAGATTGATATAATAAAAAAAGGTGGAAACTATGGATGA